Proteins found in one Planctomycetes bacterium MalM25 genomic segment:
- a CDS encoding putative major pilin subunit, whose translation MAFSCNGLSTADRRRGFTLVELLVVIAIIGILVALLLPAVQAAREAARRTQCLNNIRQLGLAALNFESTYEAFPTSGSRQSDMWWQADVNRPEQPNVNNGGVEQAGWCYQLLPYMEDSSLASLREVNGGITDGARPMCEVPIASMTCPSRGTRLWTASDNLITWFCGDYANFEGRLARVEPNDPLEEPLAVPSGSGFDDYDSEITFFTGLISRAGTMPRSGNPINDTNNAYKKARGIGPGSCTDGLSKTLMFAEGSQSALAYSGVSNQAWRHVGNVGGAFSPGFFTNGRFNLPPQRNGSGSGSLKPDSDEERDVPGGWQICTGGGQCLTTSEWGFGSAHPGGVLAVLGDGSGRLLNYGIDDRVFRNLCERADGLNQSE comes from the coding sequence ATGGCGTTTTCATGCAACGGTCTTTCGACCGCCGACCGCCGACGCGGATTCACCCTGGTCGAGCTGCTGGTCGTGATCGCGATCATCGGCATCCTGGTCGCCCTCCTGCTGCCCGCCGTGCAAGCGGCTCGCGAGGCGGCGCGACGAACTCAGTGCTTAAACAACATCCGGCAACTGGGGCTGGCGGCTCTGAATTTCGAGTCAACTTATGAAGCCTTTCCGACAAGCGGCTCGCGGCAGTCGGACATGTGGTGGCAAGCGGATGTCAACCGTCCCGAGCAGCCCAATGTCAATAACGGTGGAGTCGAGCAAGCTGGCTGGTGCTACCAGTTGTTGCCTTACATGGAAGATTCTTCCCTTGCATCGCTGCGTGAAGTGAATGGGGGAATAACCGATGGGGCCCGGCCCATGTGCGAAGTCCCTATCGCTTCGATGACCTGTCCATCTCGCGGGACCCGCCTCTGGACAGCGAGCGATAATCTCATCACATGGTTCTGCGGCGACTACGCCAACTTTGAGGGGCGTTTAGCACGCGTCGAACCAAACGATCCGCTGGAAGAACCACTTGCCGTTCCCTCTGGTAGCGGCTTCGACGACTACGATAGCGAGATCACTTTTTTCACAGGTCTCATCTCGCGTGCGGGAACCATGCCTAGATCGGGGAATCCGATCAACGACACCAACAACGCGTACAAGAAAGCAAGAGGTATTGGGCCAGGATCTTGCACGGATGGTCTCTCAAAGACCTTGATGTTCGCGGAGGGATCGCAATCCGCTCTCGCTTACTCAGGCGTTTCGAATCAGGCGTGGAGGCACGTAGGCAACGTTGGCGGCGCGTTCTCTCCGGGCTTCTTCACAAACGGTCGATTCAATCTTCCTCCACAGCGCAACGGCTCCGGCAGCGGCTCGCTGAAACCAGATAGTGACGAGGAACGGGACGTGCCGGGCGGGTGGCAGATTTGCACAGGGGGGGGGCAGTGCCTCACTACAAGCGAGTGGGGCTTTGGCTCCGCGCACCCCGGTGGCGTGCTCGCCGTGCTTGGGGATGGCTCGGGCCGCCTCTTGAACTACGGGATCGATGACCGGGTCTTCCGCAATCTGTGCGAGCGTGCGGATGGGTTGAATCAGAGCGAGTGA
- a CDS encoding IS2 transposase TnpB, with the protein MLQLVRRRPRFGYRRIAALLRADGFRASESRVLRLWRKEGLKVPRKKRKRRRLGVKENGCDRRRATHKNHVWAWDFVFDKTSKGTQLKWLSIVDEHTRECLALKCDRGITSEDVIDTLAELFAMHGVPEHIRSDNGPEFTAGTIRRWLEQLDVGALYIEPGSPWQNGYAESFHSRFRDEFLAVEEFESLAAARRLTAAWRDDYNHHRPHSSLGYVAPAEFATRCPASAPESLSATPQARLRSSRAAALPNPYLHNAWYRNSMLVTPIPSSTVC; encoded by the coding sequence ATGCTGCAGTTGGTGCGTCGGCGGCCACGGTTCGGCTACCGGCGGATCGCGGCGTTGCTCAGGGCCGACGGCTTCCGGGCGAGCGAGTCGCGGGTGCTGCGTCTGTGGCGGAAGGAGGGCCTGAAAGTGCCTCGAAAGAAGCGGAAACGACGCCGATTGGGCGTGAAGGAGAACGGTTGCGATCGTCGTCGAGCCACACACAAGAACCACGTGTGGGCGTGGGACTTCGTGTTCGACAAGACCTCGAAGGGGACTCAGCTGAAGTGGCTCTCGATCGTCGATGAGCACACGCGCGAGTGCCTGGCCTTGAAATGCGATCGGGGCATCACGAGCGAGGACGTGATCGACACGCTGGCGGAACTCTTCGCGATGCACGGCGTGCCGGAGCACATCCGCAGCGACAACGGCCCAGAATTCACGGCGGGGACGATCCGGCGTTGGCTGGAACAACTCGACGTCGGCGCGCTGTACATCGAGCCGGGCAGCCCGTGGCAGAACGGCTACGCGGAGAGCTTCCACAGCCGCTTCCGCGACGAGTTCCTGGCGGTCGAAGAGTTCGAGTCGCTCGCCGCGGCTCGTCGGCTCACGGCCGCTTGGCGAGACGACTACAACCACCACCGGCCGCACAGCTCGCTGGGGTACGTCGCCCCGGCCGAGTTCGCGACCCGCTGCCCCGCTTCCGCTCCGGAGTCGCTTTCGGCTACGCCTCAAGCACGCCTCCGCTCCAGCAGGGCAGCGGCCTTACCCAACCCGTACCTTCATAACGCGTGGTACAGGAATTCGATGCTGGTCACCCCGATTCCATCTTCGACCGTGTGTTAG
- the hiuH_2 gene encoding 5-hydroxyisourate hydrolase precursor — protein sequence MLKTRPLLFLRLFPSGFGMSPITTQVLDTSLGEPAEGVVVTLARLDDADLATAVGHGVTDAEGRVTDLLPPNRATPGVYRLTFETTAYFAHSHRESFYPRIEITFHVTEASEPHHVPLLLSPYGYSTHRG from the coding sequence ATGCTGAAAACGCGTCCCCTCCTCTTTTTACGGCTTTTCCCCTCCGGCTTCGGCATGAGCCCGATCACGACCCAGGTGCTCGACACGAGCCTCGGCGAACCGGCTGAGGGGGTGGTCGTTACGCTCGCCCGGCTCGACGACGCCGACCTGGCCACGGCCGTCGGCCACGGCGTGACCGACGCAGAGGGGCGGGTGACCGACCTGCTGCCGCCGAACCGGGCCACGCCGGGGGTGTACCGGCTGACCTTCGAGACGACCGCCTACTTCGCCCATTCGCACCGCGAGTCGTTCTATCCGCGGATCGAGATCACCTTCCACGTGACCGAGGCGAGCGAGCCGCACCACGTGCCGCTGCTGCTCTCGCCTTACGGCTACTCGACCCACCGTGGTTGA
- a CDS encoding Transposase encodes MSTKRRKRHTPEQIVKKLRDADAMLAAGKDQAAVLQALEVSESTLERWRKQYGGMKSEEAVRLKKLEDENKRLKQLVADLSLDNQALKIVAEGNF; translated from the coding sequence ATGAGCACGAAGCGTAGGAAGCGGCACACGCCGGAACAGATCGTGAAGAAGCTCCGCGACGCGGACGCGATGCTCGCGGCCGGCAAGGACCAAGCCGCGGTGCTGCAGGCGTTGGAGGTAAGCGAATCGACGCTCGAGCGTTGGCGGAAGCAGTACGGCGGGATGAAGTCCGAGGAGGCGGTGCGGTTGAAGAAGCTGGAGGACGAGAACAAGCGGCTGAAGCAACTGGTGGCGGACCTCTCGCTGGACAATCAAGCGTTGAAGATCGTCGCGGAGGGAAACTTCTGA
- a CDS encoding D-hydantoinase has product MSLLIKNGRVVTATEDFVGDVLCEGETIAAVGRDLAPPADAEVIDATGKLVFPGFIDPHVHIYLPFMGTYAKDTYDSASRAALVGGTTSLIEMVCPGRDEDPVEAYRMWKAKAEGLSACDFAFHMGVTRFDESTPAAMKEIVEDGTASFKVFLAYKGALGVDDEELFKTLQLAKELGVIVTAHCENESLVASLQAKLLAEGKTGPEWHEPSRPVQVETEGVRHLMTFAELTGAHVYVVHTSCKGAVHAATEARLRGVNAWVETVIPYLVLDDTAAQKPGFEGAKYVMSPPIRAARHQPFLWDALKSGAVSTVATDHAPFDFAGQKEMGRDNFTLIPNGIPSVEHRVRLLYTHGVATGRIDLNTFVDAASTQAAKLFGLYPRKGTIAPGTDADLVVYDPSITETLSAESHLMDTDYDAFEGWEVKGRCDLVTVRGAKMVEGGQFVGQLGHGRFLKRVPTH; this is encoded by the coding sequence ATGTCTCTGCTCATCAAGAACGGACGGGTCGTCACGGCGACCGAGGACTTTGTTGGCGACGTCCTCTGCGAGGGGGAGACGATCGCCGCGGTCGGCCGCGACCTCGCCCCTCCCGCCGACGCCGAGGTGATCGACGCGACAGGCAAGCTCGTCTTCCCCGGGTTCATCGACCCGCACGTTCATATCTATCTCCCCTTCATGGGGACCTACGCGAAGGACACGTACGACTCGGCGAGCCGCGCGGCGCTGGTCGGCGGGACGACCTCGCTCATCGAGATGGTCTGCCCGGGGCGTGACGAGGACCCGGTCGAGGCGTACCGGATGTGGAAGGCGAAGGCCGAGGGGCTTTCCGCTTGCGACTTCGCGTTCCACATGGGCGTGACGCGCTTCGACGAGTCGACCCCCGCCGCGATGAAGGAGATCGTCGAGGACGGCACGGCGAGCTTCAAAGTCTTCCTGGCGTACAAGGGCGCGCTCGGCGTCGACGACGAGGAGCTGTTCAAGACGCTGCAGCTCGCCAAGGAGTTGGGCGTCATCGTCACGGCGCACTGCGAGAACGAGTCGCTGGTCGCGAGCCTGCAGGCGAAGCTGCTCGCCGAGGGGAAGACCGGCCCCGAGTGGCACGAGCCCTCGCGGCCCGTGCAGGTCGAGACCGAGGGGGTGCGGCACCTGATGACCTTCGCCGAGCTGACCGGCGCCCACGTCTACGTGGTGCACACCAGCTGCAAGGGCGCCGTGCACGCGGCGACCGAGGCCCGGTTGCGCGGCGTGAACGCCTGGGTGGAGACCGTCATCCCTTACCTGGTGCTCGACGATACGGCGGCCCAGAAGCCAGGCTTTGAGGGCGCCAAGTACGTGATGTCGCCGCCGATCCGCGCGGCGCGGCACCAGCCTTTCTTGTGGGACGCGCTGAAGTCGGGCGCGGTCAGCACGGTGGCGACCGACCACGCGCCGTTCGACTTCGCCGGCCAGAAGGAGATGGGACGCGACAACTTCACGCTCATCCCCAACGGCATCCCGAGCGTCGAGCACCGTGTGCGTTTGCTCTATACGCACGGCGTGGCGACCGGGCGGATCGACCTGAACACGTTCGTCGACGCCGCCAGCACCCAGGCCGCGAAGCTGTTCGGGCTCTACCCCCGCAAGGGGACGATCGCGCCGGGCACCGACGCCGACCTGGTGGTCTACGACCCGAGCATCACCGAGACGCTCTCCGCCGAGTCCCACCTGATGGACACCGACTACGACGCCTTCGAGGGCTGGGAGGTGAAGGGGCGTTGCGACCTAGTCACCGTCCGCGGCGCGAAGATGGTCGAGGGGGGCCAGTTCGTCGGGCAGCTAGGCCACGGGCGGTTCTTGAAGCGAGTGCCGACACACTAA
- a CDS encoding MazG nucleotide pyrophosphohydrolase domain protein has product MHVADFQQLIRDMYLDKDLERGVDGTFMWLMEEVGELAAALREGTLEEQRGEFADVLAWLTTIANVAGVNLTEAIQEKYGTGCPGCGKMACDCEGEKP; this is encoded by the coding sequence ATGCACGTGGCCGACTTTCAGCAGCTGATCCGCGACATGTACCTCGATAAGGACCTCGAGCGGGGCGTCGATGGCACGTTTATGTGGCTGATGGAGGAGGTCGGCGAGCTGGCGGCCGCGCTGCGCGAGGGGACCCTCGAGGAGCAGCGGGGCGAGTTCGCCGACGTGCTGGCCTGGCTGACGACGATCGCCAATGTCGCGGGCGTCAACCTGACCGAGGCGATCCAGGAGAAGTACGGGACCGGGTGCCCGGGGTGCGGCAAGATGGCCTGCGACTGCGAGGGCGAGAAGCCGTGA
- the ybhF_3 gene encoding putative ABC transporter ATP-binding protein YbhF translates to MIQIRGLTKKYGDLFAIREIELDLDAGDVFGFIGPNGAGKTTTMRILATLLQPTWGEAYVAGHSIYTAPKEIRRAIGYMPDFFGVYDDMKVIEYLEFFAAAYRIRGAARRKVCDDVLELVDLGYKRDALVTSLSRGMTQRLGLARVLLHDPQVLLLDEPASGLDPRARIEIRALLKELRNMGKTIMVSSHILPELADVCNKIGIIERGELIVNADVADVMKQVRQQMVLKVGVAERDGKTLEGAQDLLAGHPLVEKVEPPTEPQPGEPAELMTVTLKADANDPSEVAQALFEAGYGLTTLKEDEINLETAFMTLTQGITS, encoded by the coding sequence ATGATCCAAATCCGCGGACTCACCAAGAAGTACGGCGACCTGTTCGCGATCCGTGAGATCGAGCTCGATCTCGACGCGGGCGACGTGTTCGGCTTCATCGGCCCCAACGGCGCCGGCAAGACGACCACGATGCGCATCCTCGCGACCCTGCTGCAGCCCACCTGGGGCGAGGCGTACGTCGCCGGGCACTCGATCTACACCGCCCCCAAGGAGATCCGGCGGGCCATCGGCTACATGCCCGACTTCTTCGGCGTGTACGACGACATGAAGGTGATCGAGTACCTCGAGTTCTTCGCGGCCGCCTACCGCATCCGCGGCGCCGCCCGACGCAAAGTGTGCGACGACGTGCTCGAGCTGGTCGACCTCGGCTACAAGCGGGACGCGCTGGTCACGAGCCTCAGCCGGGGCATGACGCAGCGCCTCGGCCTGGCGCGGGTGCTGCTGCACGACCCGCAGGTGCTGCTGCTCGACGAGCCGGCGAGCGGCCTCGACCCCCGCGCCCGCATCGAGATCCGCGCGTTGCTCAAGGAGCTGCGCAACATGGGCAAGACGATCATGGTCAGCAGCCACATCCTGCCGGAGCTGGCGGACGTGTGCAACAAGATCGGCATCATCGAGCGGGGCGAGCTGATCGTGAACGCCGACGTAGCCGACGTGATGAAGCAGGTCCGCCAGCAGATGGTGCTCAAGGTGGGCGTCGCCGAGCGCGACGGCAAAACCCTTGAGGGAGCCCAGGACCTGCTCGCCGGTCACCCGCTCGTCGAGAAGGTCGAGCCCCCCACCGAGCCCCAGCCTGGCGAGCCGGCGGAGCTGATGACCGTCACGCTCAAGGCCGACGCCAACGACCCGAGCGAGGTCGCCCAGGCCCTCTTCGAGGCGGGCTACGGCCTCACCACGCTCAAGGAAGATGAGATCAACCTCGAAACGGCCTTCATGACCCTGACCCAGGGGATCACGAGCTGA
- the xcpT_16 gene encoding Type II secretion system protein G precursor has product MDVRGSSIRESLTAERRPDGTARGFTLVELLVVIAIIGILVAMLLPAVQAAREAAMRTTCVNQLKQMGLAVLNYESTQREFPTGGTEPWHNEGDASVQYANGYGWMVQILPYVESGNLQAISSGYGAGDQERDRIVRGTPVPLYNCPSRRGATVVYTRADQGDGEADACEGGCALSDYAASTPANILDLDRLNFEPWFWQGVRHGNVLAAATQQIRFRGKKYDVEFKGVVVRTGMSSPSKTRHITDGLSKTMVVGEKRLHTDLYQVGATHDDIGWTDGWDPDIIRYTGYAPAPDVDSQSEDTDAYGYHFGSAHPAAFNAVFADGHVQSIEYGIDVIMFNSLGDRSDGMVVDLP; this is encoded by the coding sequence ATGGACGTGCGTGGCTCTTCGATTCGCGAGAGTCTCACCGCCGAGAGGCGACCCGACGGTACGGCCCGAGGGTTCACGCTCGTCGAACTGCTGGTCGTCATCGCGATCATCGGAATCCTGGTGGCGATGCTGCTGCCCGCGGTGCAAGCCGCTCGGGAAGCCGCCATGAGGACGACCTGCGTCAATCAGTTGAAGCAGATGGGGCTGGCCGTTCTGAACTATGAGAGCACCCAGCGGGAGTTTCCGACGGGCGGCACCGAGCCCTGGCACAACGAGGGAGACGCGAGCGTTCAGTACGCCAACGGCTATGGCTGGATGGTTCAGATCTTGCCCTACGTTGAGAGTGGCAACCTCCAGGCGATTTCGAGTGGCTACGGAGCCGGCGATCAGGAACGTGACCGGATCGTCCGCGGCACGCCGGTGCCGCTCTACAACTGCCCCTCACGCCGGGGCGCGACCGTGGTATACACCCGCGCCGACCAGGGCGACGGGGAGGCCGACGCCTGTGAAGGGGGTTGCGCCCTCTCGGACTACGCCGCCTCGACACCCGCGAACATCCTTGACCTTGACCGACTTAACTTTGAGCCCTGGTTCTGGCAGGGCGTCCGGCACGGCAACGTCCTGGCGGCGGCCACCCAGCAGATCCGCTTCCGCGGCAAGAAGTACGACGTCGAGTTCAAGGGCGTAGTTGTGCGGACCGGCATGTCGTCACCGTCGAAGACCCGCCACATCACCGACGGACTGTCGAAGACGATGGTCGTCGGCGAAAAGCGACTCCACACGGACCTTTACCAGGTCGGCGCCACACACGACGACATTGGCTGGACCGACGGTTGGGACCCCGACATCATCCGCTACACCGGGTACGCGCCGGCGCCAGACGTCGATTCCCAATCCGAGGACACCGACGCTTACGGTTATCACTTCGGGTCAGCCCACCCGGCGGCCTTCAACGCGGTCTTTGCGGACGGCCACGTCCAGTCGATCGAGTATGGAATCGACGTTATCATGTTCAACTCTCTCGGCGATCGTAGCGACGGGATGGTCGTCGACCTGCCTTAG